The DNA sequence TTGTCGCGGTGCAAAATAACCCCAGCGAATCCGGCGCGCCCGGCCAAATTCCGGACGACAACCGAAACGCAAAAAACAATCAGGTCAAGGCGGGCGCCGCGGGCATAGGTCTCACCCTACTCGCATGGTGGGCGAAGGTCAAAGGCCTGCTCTTCCTGCTCCTCAACTTCAAATGGATCGCCATCGCCGGAAAGCTGCTGCTTTCGGGCGGGTCGCTGATCGTAAGCATCTGGGCGTGGTCGCTCCTCTTCGGCTGGCCGTTCGCGACCGGATTCGTTCTGCTCATCCTCGTGCACGAAATGGGTCACGTGATCGCGATGTATTGGCGCGGCATCAAGGCGAGCGTGCCGATATTCATACCGTTCTTCGGCGCGTTCGTCGCCATGCGCGAGATGCCGCCCAACGCGCGCGTCGAAGCCGAGGTGGCGATCGCGGGCCCGTTGTTGGGAACGGCGGGAGCAGCCGTGTGCTACATCGTCGGCGCGCAGGGCGGCGGCAAGATCTGGTTCGCGCTCGCATCGGCGGCTTTCTTCATCAATTTGTTCAACATGCTGCCCGTCATACCGCTGGACGGGGGCAGAGTCGTCGGCGCACTTTCGCCGAAGCTGTGGGTGGCGGGCCTCGTGGCAATCGTCGCGATGACCATCATCTGGCACGGCGCCGGTTTGCTGTTCATCGTGTTGATCGTCGCGTTGTCGTGGCGACGCATTCTGTCTGCGTTTCATCCGGATCAAGCGACGGACCCTTACTACGAAGTGCCGTCCGGCGAGCGCCTTGCGATCGGTCTCGCATACTTCGGTCTGGCCGGATTACAGGCTATTGGTTGGCACATCGCGGGTATCGCCGTCGGCACGTCGTGACGAGTGCGCATTCAAGAAATCGTGGTCGAAGTGTCCGGCATGAGGAATTCGGATTGCGAGAAACGCGTCTCCGACACGTTGATGGCTGTGTCCGGCGTGCGTGCAGTCCGCGTCAGCTTTGCCGAGGGACGGGCGGTGGTCTCCGGCGATCCCGATATCGCGACTCCCGATGTGCTCTCCCATGCGATCGGCGTCGCGGGCTACGTGCCCGGAGAAGTTTGGTTCGCCGAGTAGCGGCGTCCGGTATGGACGAATCGGCCTTATCCGACGTGCTCGAGGTAGTACAGGGCTCCGAACGCGAGAATCAACGCGGTGACGGGCAAGAACAATCGCCGCACGCTTCGCAGAGGCTGAATCCAGTCTGACGTGGCGAGGAAGACGACGATCGCGGGTACCAGCATCACAATAGCCAGCTGAAAGATGTGTGCTGCCGTGTCTTCGTCTGCTTGAGGCGGCTGCATGTAGCCGCTAACAACCATCAGCAGCGCTAGAAGCGATAACACGACCAGAAGTGTATAGCTTGCGCGATTGTAGACCGTCCTGCATAGCGAACTGACCCACGAGCCAAGCGGCGCAAACTTGACTTGGGCGCCTTGCGTCACGTATGATAGCGAGGTTCGCCATGCGCGTACGCGCAGGCTTCCATTGTCGATTTAAGGCTGTCAGCAACGAATGCGAACTCCTCTGCTCGCGAAGAACGACGTCAACCGGACATGGTATGTCGTCGATGCTCAAGGCAAGACCCTCGGCCGCCTGGCCACCCGGATTTCTCGCGTGCTTCAGGGCAAGCACAAGCCGGACTACACCCCGCACGCCGACACCGGCGACTTCGTGGTCGTCGTCAACGCCGAGAAGATCCACCTCACCGGCAAAAAGTGGACCGACAAGATCTATTACAAGCACTCGCAATATCCGGGCGGCATGACCGAGCGCACGGCCGGCGACATCCGCACGAAGCACCCCACGCGCCTCATCGAATACGCGGTGCGCGGAATGTTGCCGGTGAACCGTTTGCGCGCCAACCGTTTGAAACGTCTGCGCATCTTCGTCGGCGCCGAGCACGAACATGTCGCGCAGCAACCTAAGGAATTGAAGACAGACTGATGGCCCACACCATAGGCAATATCCACGGCGGAACCGGCCGCCGCAAGCGCTCCGTTGCGCGCGTGCTGCTCACGCTCGGCAAGGGCGCGATCAAAGTCAACGACCGCCCCGCGGAAGAATACATGGGCCGCGCCACGCTGATGCAGATCATCCGGCAGCCGCTCGAAGCCACGAACAGCGTCGAACGATTCGACATCACCGTCAACGCGCACGGCGGCGGACTCACCGGACAAGCCGGCGCCATTCGTCATGGCGTTGCGCGCGCGCTCGTGCAGATGGACGAAACGCTGCGCCCGGTGTTGCGCAAAGCCGGCCTCCTCACGCGCGACCCGCGCGAAAAAGAGTCCAAGAAATACGGCCGCAAGCGCGCCCGCAAGCGCTTCCAGTTCAGCAAGCGCTAGACTCACAGATCTTGAAAAATCGAGCCGGCCTTCGTGGCCGGCTTTTTCTTATCGCGCCGTGCTGTTCGCGGGTGTGCCGCGCTTCTTGTCCGCGTACATGGCGCGGTCTGCAGCCGCCACAAGGTCGGCTTTGTTATCGGCTTCTCGCGGATAAACGGCGATGCCGGCCGACATCTCAATGGGGATAGGCGGGAAGCCCGCGTCGTTGCGCTGTTCCACTTTACGCCGCAACCGGCTGAGCAGCAAGCGCGCGCCGCCTTCATCGGCTTGGGGTAGGATCACCAAGAACTCGTCGCCGCCATACCGCCCGGCTATGTCGGTGGTGCGCAGGCACGACGTCACGGCGTTGGCGACGAATCGCAGCACTTCGTCGCCGGCCTGATGGCCGAAGTTGTCGTTGAAGCTCTTGAAATTGTTGAGATCGAGAAGGACGATCGCGAGTGGAAGTCCGGCGCGTTCGGCGCGCGCGATCTCGTGGTCGAGGCGCTCTTGCAGATAACGGTGGTTGGAAAGACCAGTGAGCGAATCTTCGTTGGCGCGGTCTTTCGCTCGGCCGTATAGCCGGGCGTTGCGCACCCCGATGGCGATCTGATTGGCCACCGTCTCGAATATGTTGACCTCGTCGGCGGAAAAGATCCGCGTCTCCGACGTGGCGTTGACGGAAAGCATGCCGATGACGCGGTTCTCGACGACGAGCGGCAAAAACGCTCCCGAACGCAACCGGCGCTCGCGTATCCAATCGCGATAGTCGCCCATGAGCGGGTCGCTCTCGAGATCGTCGCTGGCGACGGCTTTTCGCTCGAACACGACTTCCGCGAGTGCCGAACGCCGCCGGACCGGGAGTTTCGCGCCGACCGTCACGGGAACGTCGTCCGTTCGGAATTCCGCGGCGATCTCCAACTGCGTTTGATCGTCGGACAAGATGTCCACTGCGACCCGTTCCACGCGCAGTCCCTTTGCGATGCTGCGCACGGCGGTGTGCAACAAGCGGTCGAGATCGAGCGTGCCGATTGCAGCTGCGGAGACGCTGTTGATGAGCTTTAGCTCGTCGTGGCGCCGTTCGAGGTTTTGCGAGTGCCGCTCGAGTTCTGCCTTCGCTAGGTCGAGCGCCGCGAGGCGGTCGGTGGCCGACGTGTATTGTCTGGCGTTCGACAACGCGATGGCGCATTGATCGGCAAACGCCGCAACGACTCGGCGGTCGCGGCTGGAGAATCCGTCGAGCTGCGGGCTCTCGATGCTGAGCACGCCCAGGACTTGGTCGCCAAAAGTGAGGGGATAGGCGAGCAGCGATCGGATATCTGCCGCGCCGGCGATATACCGC is a window from the Candidatus Eremiobacteraceae bacterium genome containing:
- the rplM gene encoding 50S ribosomal protein L13; this encodes MRTPLLAKNDVNRTWYVVDAQGKTLGRLATRISRVLQGKHKPDYTPHADTGDFVVVVNAEKIHLTGKKWTDKIYYKHSQYPGGMTERTAGDIRTKHPTRLIEYAVRGMLPVNRLRANRLKRLRIFVGAEHEHVAQQPKELKTD
- a CDS encoding site-2 protease family protein, with translation MSAPDPHPGGIPPELLPPGYRIVAVQNNPSESGAPGQIPDDNRNAKNNQVKAGAAGIGLTLLAWWAKVKGLLFLLLNFKWIAIAGKLLLSGGSLIVSIWAWSLLFGWPFATGFVLLILVHEMGHVIAMYWRGIKASVPIFIPFFGAFVAMREMPPNARVEAEVAIAGPLLGTAGAAVCYIVGAQGGGKIWFALASAAFFINLFNMLPVIPLDGGRVVGALSPKLWVAGLVAIVAMTIIWHGAGLLFIVLIVALSWRRILSAFHPDQATDPYYEVPSGERLAIGLAYFGLAGLQAIGWHIAGIAVGTS
- a CDS encoding heavy metal-associated domain-containing protein, whose product is MSGMRNSDCEKRVSDTLMAVSGVRAVRVSFAEGRAVVSGDPDIATPDVLSHAIGVAGYVPGEVWFAE
- the rpsI gene encoding 30S ribosomal protein S9, which gives rise to MAHTIGNIHGGTGRRKRSVARVLLTLGKGAIKVNDRPAEEYMGRATLMQIIRQPLEATNSVERFDITVNAHGGGLTGQAGAIRHGVARALVQMDETLRPVLRKAGLLTRDPREKESKKYGRKRARKRFQFSKR